The DNA sequence CCGGCCGGCTCGCGAGCGCGGTGGCGATCACCTGACCGGACGCAACGGCCACGCGCGCCGCGGGCGCCTCAGGGCTCGCCGCCTCGATCGAGGCGGTCGTCTCCGCGCCCATCGTGCCGGCCAATGACGCCTTGGCCGTCAGGACGTTGGCCCGCGCCTGGAGGAGGGCGACCTCGGCCTGCGCGACCTGCGCCTCCGCCTGAATGACGTCCGACTGCGGGGCCACCCCGGCGCGCACCTTCGCCTGGGTCATCGCCAGTTGGGCCTGGTTTTGTGTGAGCACCTGCTGCTGGACGTTCACGAGGCCCTCGTCCTTGAGGACCGTGAAGAACTGCGTGCCCGCCTGAAGCGCCAGATCCTGCTCGGTCTGCCGCAGCGCCGCCTGGGCCGACGCCGCCTGCGCCTCCGCCGACTCGACGGCGACCCTGGTCTTGCCACCGTCGAAGATCGGCAGGCTGGCCGCGATCGTGGCGGTCCCGGTCCCCGTCACACTCGATGCCGGGGCGCCCGTAACCCCGGACGAGGTCGACGCCCCGAACGTGCCGAGGCTGCCGTTCCCGTTGACCGACAGGGTCGGCCCGTAGCCCGCGCGGGCGGCCAGGACGCTTTGTTGCGCGGCCTCGAGCGTCTGCTGCGCCGCGGCGATCTGCGGATTGTGGGCCAGCGTGGCCGCCACCGCCTGCGCGAACGTGTACGTCTGAGCCGGGGCCAAGGGAGCGGGCGCGGCCGGCGCCGGGGCGACGGACGGTTGCGCGGCGTCGGCGCGCGGCGCAGCAAACGCCTGCGCGCCCAACGACAGGGCGACCATCGCCACCGCGGCGTGACGGACCAATGCGATCATAGAGCGGCCTCCTGAGGGACGGCGGCGTCGTGCCGGCCGGGGAGTGTCACCGTAAAGGTGCTGCCCTTGCCCGCCGTGCTTTCCACCGCCACGCGGCCGCCGTGCGCCTCGACCAGCGACTTCACGATCGCGAGGCCGAGACCGGTGCCGCCGCTCGCGCGGGCGCGCGACTGGTCGGCGCGGTAGAAGTGCTTGAAGATGTGCGCGAGGTCGGCCGCGTCGATCCCGACGCCGGTGTCCGCGACCGCGAGGCGCACGCCGGCCGGCCCCGCCGTCCCGGGCTCGACCCGCATCGTCGCGCGGACCTCGCCCCCGGCCGGGGTGTGCCGCACGGCGTTCTCGACGAGGTTCTGGACGATCTGCCGGAGCCGGTCGGGATCCGCCTGGATCCGGGGCACGTCCCGCGGCACGTCCGCATGCAGCGTGACGCGGCGCTCGTCGGCGAGCGGAGCGAGGGCCTCGAGCGTCTCCCGCACGATCGTGGCCGGATCGACAGTGCTCAGGTTCAACCTGAGCTGCCCGGCCTGCGCCAGCGAGAGATCCCGCAGATCCGTGATGAGCCGCGCGAGCAGCAGCGACTGACTGTGCAGCGTCGCGATCCGCTCCGACGACGGTTGCAGGACGCCGTCGAGCATCCCTTCGAGCGTGCCCTGAATGACCGACAGCGGCGTCCGCAGCTCGTGGGCGATGCCCGCGAAGAGACGGCGGCGCTGCTCCTCGTCCGTGGCGAGGCGGTCCGCCATTTTATTGAAGGCGCGGGCGAGCTCGGCGATCTCGTCCTGCCCCTCGACGGGAACCGGCGAGGGCGTCCCGCCGCTCGTGATCACGCGCGCGGCGCGCGTCAGGTCGCCGACCGGCCGCGCCATCCGTCCGGCCAGCAGCAGCGCGAGCAGCAGACCGAGGCCGGCGGCCACCGCCGTTCCGGCCCAGATGCCGTTTCGGATGCGGCTTCCGAACAGCACCTCGCGGGCGCCGAGCGGACGCCGGAGGGG is a window from the bacterium genome containing:
- a CDS encoding TolC family protein is translated as MIALVRHAAVAMVALSLGAQAFAAPRADAAQPSVAPAPAAPAPLAPAQTYTFAQAVAATLAHNPQIAAAQQTLEAAQQSVLAARAGYGPTLSVNGNGSLGTFGASTSSGVTGAPASSVTGTGTATIAASLPIFDGGKTRVAVESAEAQAASAQAALRQTEQDLALQAGTQFFTVLKDEGLVNVQQQVLTQNQAQLAMTQAKVRAGVAPQSDVIQAEAQVAQAEVALLQARANVLTAKASLAGTMGAETTASIEAASPEAPAARVAVASGQVIATALASRPEIAKANAGVQASQAQLDTAYVNAGPQIGINVGAGYTPVSTSRDLNNTTSYGLTGTISLPLFDSGKGKAEIASAQAGLKSARAQLDAARASVSQDAYQAYLNAVQAAANVTATEAARTAADQALSVAQGRYRAGVGTIIEVITAETTAAQADVNATSAVYDYQSALITLEHAQGAPIVAGVGGGTQ
- a CDS encoding ATP-binding protein, giving the protein MRSLRTRLSIAFIAIAVLTTVLSATFASYEAHRTFRQYVERREIPEVGGRLPQAGGPIVVVRPLRRPLGAREVLFGSRIRNGIWAGTAVAAGLGLLLALLLAGRMARPVGDLTRAARVITSGGTPSPVPVEGQDEIAELARAFNKMADRLATDEEQRRRLFAGIAHELRTPLSVIQGTLEGMLDGVLQPSSERIATLHSQSLLLARLITDLRDLSLAQAGQLRLNLSTVDPATIVRETLEALAPLADERRVTLHADVPRDVPRIQADPDRLRQIVQNLVENAVRHTPAGGEVRATMRVEPGTAGPAGVRLAVADTGVGIDAADLAHIFKHFYRADQSRARASGGTGLGLAIVKSLVEAHGGRVAVESTAGKGSTFTVTLPGRHDAAVPQEAAL